GATTCACAGCGGTCATCTGGTTCACCTGGAAGTCGGCAGAGAGCGCAACATCCCACCAGTCTTTGATACGGTATTGATTGGCCGAAGACAAATAATATTCATGCTGGCGGAACCGGTTCATAAGCGGCCCTGTCGTAGTTACAATCGTAGTATCGAGATAGCGTACATAATCCAGCATATACTTGCCGTTCAACTGCATGCTGTACCTGCCATATTTTTGGTTATAGCCTCCCTGTATAAATGCATTTCGATCCCACTGACGCTGTCCGTTTTCGAAATGTCCTTTCACGATTGGGCCTGGCAGGCCACGGGCGGAGTTATAATAATACCCCTGTACGTGCCAGTTGCTGCTGTCTTTGCCATTGCCATATACCCCTGCTTCTAAGCGCCAGGCATCGATGTCTCCATTCTTTCGTACGGCAGTGGTGTCATAATCATTATAGCGATAACGGAATTTGTATTGTCCGTCTGCATGGGTCCATTCTGAGCTGACAACAGCTGCTATGTTATTTGACAGTTTCTTTTCTATTCTCAGGGAGGGATTGATCAATCCAAAACTTCCGGTTTTAAAGCCTGCTTTACCATGCAGGGTTTCCGCACCCTGAAAGACAGGTTTTTTGGATTGTAAATACATCGCGGCTGCTGAAGCAAATCCTTTTGCAGGTTGGAAGATGACGCTTTTCTGGGCGTTGTAGAGCTCTATTTGTTCAATATTGTCAAGGGAAAACCGGCCCAGGTCTACTGTGCCGTTTTGAGCATTGCTTAGTTGAATGCCGTCATAAAATACACCCAGCTGGTTGGTACCCATGCTGTGTACATTGAGCGTTTTGAGGCCGCCTACGCCACCGTAATCCTTGATCTGAACACCAGAGAAGAACCGGGCAGCATCTGCCACGGAGAGGCTATTCATTTTTTCAAGTGCCTTGCCACTGAGGGATTGAACGGGCGTAATCGCACCGGGTTTGGCAGAGAAGATCGTAATTGTCTGTAAGGTATGAGTCGTATCATTTTGCTGTGCCTGTAAATGCAGGCACAGCAAAATGAAGCTTATTATAAAACTGGTTGCCTTCATATTAATGGAACACGACCATGGCTGGATATAAATTGTCCGTGTAGGAAATTGCAGATTTTAAAGTGGCGTCTGCGGCGCTGTAAGTATAAAGCGTATTGTCAGGGTCACCATAGAATCCTCCTGTAGTGGTCAGTACCAGGGTATTTTTCGCAGCGTCGTAACCAATACCTTTACCATAAAAGTAGTGGTCAGTTGGCAGGGTGATATAAGCGCTGCTCAGTGAGCTGTTGTTGCCGGATACATAGCGGTATACCTTCTGGTCATCGCTCAGTACATAGACTGCATTTTCCTGGGTAGAAGCGACGATAGAGCTGCTGGTGAATACCCATTCGTTATAGCGAACATTAAAGGAGGTGGTGATTGTATCGACCTTCAGTGTAGACGGATCGATTTTGAGCAGGGCATTTGTTTGTGCAGCATATATGTAGCCATCTTTACCCTGTGCAAAACCAGCTATGGCAGTTCCTAAATTTTTTGCTATAGAGTAGTCGCTGGTATTCAATGCTACGATACCGTCGTTAGCAGTTAATGCAAATACATAGCTGCCTGATTTGAGCATATCGCTAACGCTGCCACTTACACCCGTGATTTTGGTACCCAGGCTCAGGGAAGATAAGGTAACCGGATAGATACCATCGTCAGTACTGAGCAGACCATTGCTATTGTCAATACCGATGAATGCATGACCGCTGGCCGGCAGACTTGCATTCCTGGCGCTTTCTTTCAGGGAATACTCATCAGCTGCTACCAGTGGACCGCCATAGTTGGTTACCAGGTAAAGTTTTCCATTATAGATGGTACCATATTCCAGGGTGGTGGAGGTAGTTGCCAGCGGGCTGGATGGGTTCACTTTCAGGTAATTGTCCTGCGAAAGGGTATCCGTATTATAGCTGCGGAAGCTCAGGTCTCCTCCTTTGGAGCCGAAGTAACCTTCATTTACAATGAAATAACCATTGTCATAAGTGCCTTTGGAGATAACTGAAGTATTGTCATCCTTTTTACAAGAGACTATGAAGAATACGGCGAATGCTAACAGGAGCGTGTGTAATTTTCTTTGCATGCTGTTTTAATAATTGTAATAGTTGAAAGGTTCCCGACGGAATAGATCATTCAGCATGATAAGCGTAATATCATTGTATATCCCGAAGCTTTTCACCCGAAAGCGCTGAATGGATCTATTGCATCGTGGCAGGTCTTCTGGCTCCCTGATTTTCCGGCGGCCTTCCCATCCATGGTGGACAGTGGCAAAGAGTAGAACCGGAAATAATACCCAGGTTACAGCTACGGGGATAGCTCCGGTTTTGCACCGGATTCCCTTTTAAGCCTATCTAGTGACAGGCACCAAATGCGGCACAAACCTACACTATGGGTGTGGAATAACCAAATTGAAACGTTTTTTCGCCTATCTTGCCGCAAATTTTTAAATAAACCGTTTTGCTGAGACAACTTTTTCTGTTTGTGGTCCTGCTTTGCGGCGTTATAGGTAGCTATGCCCAGGGGAACCTGAGTAAGACTGTATCAGTCACCATGACCCGCCAGCCGATATCTTCTGTACTTGATGCCATAGAAATTCAGGGTAATTTTCATTTTTCTTATGTACGGGAAATGGTGCATGCTGATAGTCTTGTGTCGGTACGCGCCAATAACAGGACTGTGAAGCAGGTACTGGACCAGTTGTTCCAGGGCAGTGTTGTATATAAGGATGTGGGCAACCAGTTGATGCTGCAGCCGGGTAAGGAGAAGTGGTTCTATGTGAGCGGACATATTACGGATGGCAGTAATGGGGCGCCACTGAATAATGCGAGTGTGTATGAAGGGGTGCAGTTGATCTCGACCATGACAAACGATCAGGGGTATTACCGGTTGCGGCTCAGGGAGAAAGAACGGCCAATGCCTGTGATGCTGACGGTGAGTAAGGAATTATATAGAGATACTATTATGATACTGGCGGGCGGGTATGATCAGGAGATCAGTGCGAGTATCAAGCCTGCGGCCCCCATCACGTTGGGTATAGTGGATGTGAACCAGTATTCGAGGGTGAGTGATACGTGGTTTGGAAAAGTGTTTTTAAGTTCCAAACAGCGTATGCAGGCTTTGAACTTAAGTAAGTTCTTTGCAGATCAGCCTTATCAGACCTCTTTATTACCCGGGTTGGGTACACATGGTAAATTGAGTTCCCAGGTGGTCAATAAAATATCGTTGAATTTTATTGGGGGGTATACGGCCGGGTTAAATGGGGTCGAAATATCCGGAGCTTTTAATATAGACCAGAAAGATGTGAGATTTGCCCAGTTTGCCTCCCTTTTTAACCTGGTGGGAGGTAAAATGGAAGGTGTACAGATAGCAGGTTTGCATAATCAGGTCATTGATTCGGTAAAGGGATTGCAGGCAGCGGGGATCAGTAATATTACAGCAAAGGGATTTGTCGGGGTACAGCTCGCAACTACTTATAATGGAGCGAATGGCGAAACCCGGGGATTAGGCGCTTCAGGCATCGTAAATATTTATAGAAAGAATAGTTATGGTGTGATGATGGCGGGGGTTGGAAATATGAACACAGCGACCATTCAGGGAGTGCAGGCAGCTGGCGTGTTCAATATAGCAGAAATGCTAAAGGGGGTACAGGCGGCTGGTGTTGTAAATGCGGCTGATACTACTGAGGGGGTGCAGGTAGCAGGGTTCATCAACGTTACGCGGGTATTGAAAGGCGTGCAGGTGGGTGTGGTAAATTATGCAGATTCGTCTGACGGGTATAGTATTGGTGTGATTAGTATTGTGCGCAGGGGTTATCATCAGCTGTTGGTGTATAATACAGAGCTGTTGCCGTTCAACCTGGCGTTTAAGTCAGGGAATAAAAATCTGTACAGCCTGATTATAGGAGGAGCGAGTTTTATGGAGGGGTCGAAGGCGTATAGTTTTGGGTATGGTATTGGAAAGTCTTATAAAGATTATAGTGTAGAGATAACGGAGCAGAATTTGTACCTGGGGAGTTGGGAGACGATGGGTACGATGGCACGGTTGCAGACGTCGTGGAATAAGGAAATAGGTAAAAACGCAAGGATCTTTATCGGGCCTGCGTTTACATTATATTTTAGTAGTAAGGATGCAAATGTGGGAGGATATAAGACCAGGGTGCCGGGACCGTATGGGGCATTTAAATTTAATGACAACCTACGTTATTGGTTTGGCTGGTATGTGGGCTTTAGTTTCTTCTAAGAATTTCTTTCATACAGTCGCAGGCTAGCGGTTTCTCCTTAAAATTCAGTAAATTTGCCCCTTCTTTTTCAAATTTAAACACTGGTAAATGTCAAAAGTCAAAGTAGGTTTTGTGCAAATGACTTGTACGGCCAATAAGGCGGAAAACCTTGCCAAAGCCATTGAGCAGGTAAAAGTTGCCGCATCCAAAGGTGCACAGATCGTTTGTTTACAGGAGCTGTTTACTTCCCTGTATTTTTGTGATGAAGAGAATTACGACAACTTCTCTCTCGCCGAGCCTATTCCCGGTCCATCTACAGATGCCCTTCAGAAAGTAGCTGGTGAACTGGGCGTTGTGATTATCGCCTCTCTCTTTGAAAAAAGAACTGCTGGCCTGTATCACAACACTACTGCTGTACTGGACGCTGACGGATCTTACCTTGGCAAATACCGTAAAATGCACATTCCGGACGATCCGGCATACTACGAAAAATTCTATTTCACCCCCGGTGATTTAGGCTATAAAGTTTTCAAAACCAAATTCGCCACCATCGGTGTACTCATCTGCTGGGATCAATGGTATCCTGAAGCTGCACGTATCACTGCGCTCATGGGTGCTGAAATACTCTTCTACCCTACCGCTATTGGCTGGGCGACCTCCCAGGACGAAGCAACCAATACAGAGCAATACAATGCATGGCAGACTATTCAGCGTAGTCATGCTGTTGCGAACGGTATCCATGTAGTTAGCGTGAACCGTACCGGTTTCGAGCAGGAAGGCCGCATGAAATTCTGGGGTGGCTCCTTCATCTCCAATCCGTTTGGTACCATCATCTACCAGGCTTCGCACGAAGAGGAAGAGATCCATGTGGAAGAGCTGGACCTGTCTGTAACAGACAGATATCGGACTCACTGGCCTTTCATGCGCGACAGAAGAATCGACTCTTACGGCAATATCACTAAAAGATTTATCGACGAAGCATAATGAACGGACATCCAACGCTGAAACAGCAGGGATACTTCTTCCCTGCCGAATTCCATCCGCATGTGGCTACATGGCTGAGCTGGCCTCATAAAGAAGCTAGCTGGCCAGGTAAGATTGACGCTATCTATCCTTACTACAGCCAGTTTGTAAAGTACCTGGCCGAAAGTGAGCTGGTGCGCATCAACGTGGCAGACGAAGCTATGAAAGCCGCAGCAGCTGCACACCTGCAAAAAGCAGGCGTTCAAATGGATAAAGTGGAATTTTTCCTGCATCCTACAAACGACGCCTGGTGTCGTGACCATGGTCCGGCTTTCCTGATCAATCCAACAGCTGCAGATAAGAAGGTGATCGTAGACTGGGGCTATAACGCCTGGGGGGGTAAATATCCTCCGTTCGACAAGGACGATGTGATCCCTACCCTGATCGCTAATCATTATCAATTACCGGTATTCCACCCCGGCATCGTCATGGAAGGTGGTTCTGTAGAATTCAATGGTAACGGAACAGTGTTGACCTCTACCTGTTGTCTGCTAAATGAAAACAGGAACCCGCACCTGACGCAGGCCCAGCTGGAAATTTACTTACAGGACTATTATGGTGTAGACCAGGTACTGTGGGTAGCAGAAGGGATTATCGGTGATGATACAGATGGTCATATTGACGATACTGTTCGCTTCGTAAACGAAGATACCGTGCTCACTGTGGTAGAAAGTAACAAACAGGACGAGAACTACGACCTGCTGCAGCAAAACCTGCAACAGTTAAAGCAGATGCGCCTGCTGAATGGCAAACAACTCAATGTAATTGAGTTGCCAATGCCGGATGCAGTTGTCTTTGAAGACCAGCGTCTGCCGGCTTCCTATGCTAATTTCTATATCAGCAACAAACATGTAATTGTTCCAACTTACCGTTGCGCAAAGGATGATAAGGCCCTCCGGATAATCCAGGATTGTTTTAAAACCCGTGAGGTAGTTGGTATTGATTCGACCGAGATCATCTGGGGACTGGGTAGTTTTCACTGCCTGAGTCAGCAGGAACCCCTGGTATAAAATTCTTGCTCAAAAGGCGCTGTTGCCCTCGCAACAGCGCCTTTTTTAGGCCCAAACACATCCCTGAATTCCGCTATATGATTGGTTTACAATGTCATCTAATTGTTAAAAAACAGGAGCGGCCCCAACCTGGCTATTTCCTTTAGTAGTGCACCACTGTTGCATATCCCCTGATTGACGTAATCGCCCCGTTCGCAGTCACATTGTAGCCTTCACATTTCTTTCACATTTTCAGTGCTACCTTTGTCATGTCCTAATATTTCATTGTATTATCCTTATTAAAGAACCTAACTAATTCCTTAGATGAAGAAACCTGTTATTAAAAAAATCACACAGTACACCTTTGCCGCCGGAGTTTTTGCAGTTACAACATTTGGAGTACTACCATCTACCGGTCATAAAGCAAACAGCAACGTAATTGCCATCAACAAATCTGCCATGAGCAGCAGGGCGATGTTGTATGATAACCTGGCATTGGATTCAATGGGATTATCCCGTACCGCTTTCAATTATGCTTTACAGGGCATGGAAAAACTTGAAGCAGAAGGCAAGTTAGCTAACACAGACCTGATCACGATCGTAGACTTCAGTCTTGCTTCCAGTAAGAAAAGACTGTTTGTTATAGATCTGAAAAACGGGAAAGTGCTGTTCAACACCCTTGTATCTCATGGCCGCAATTCCGGTACGGATGTAGCAACTGCATTCTCCAATTCACCGGAGAGCTTTAAAAGCAGCCTGGGTTTTTATGTAACGGGTGATACCTACAGGGGGGAGCATGGTTATAGCCTGCGCCTGGAAGGTCAGGAACAGGGCATCAATGACAACGCGATGAGTCGTGGAATTGTGATGCATAGCGCAGCCTATGTAAATGAGAAATTAGCTGCTTTGCAGGGTTATATTGGTCGCAGCTTAGGTTGTCCGGCCATTCCTGAAAAAGTACACAGGAAGATCATTGAAATGATCAAAGACGGCACCTGCCTCTTCCTGTACAGTCCTGATAAATACTATATGGCACATTCCAGGATCCTGGAATCACTGCCTGCCGATACTACGATTGCCTGACATCCATTTTCATATAAAGGCAGACCATCCGTTTTTCATCCACCCTGGCCCCTCTTCATCAACACGCCTCGGCGCTCAATGACACATTATCACGCAACAGACACATCAGAGGTTAACAGCAGATGCGCAGGGGAATGAAAAGGGCCAGGGGGATGTACGGAATTTTTAATGCACGTCAGTAAATAATTTCGCAGCTATTTTACGGTCATGGTCATAGATGTCATCTACCACATGCAACTGACCGTCTGCGCCTACCCAGGTAGTATAATAGGAAATCATAACGGGTACCGGGTTCTTCACTCTGACGTACTTTTCTTTTCCACTGTTCATTGCACTATCAATCTTTTCTGCTGTCCATTCCGGCTGATCATGCAGCAGGTAATTGGCCATTTTTACAGGATCTGACAGCCTTATACAGCCATGGCTATATGCGCGCTGATCCTTGTTGAATAATTCCTTTTGATTCGTATCGTGGAAATATATATTGAAGCTGTTGGGAAACAGGAATTTTACCCTGCCCAATGGATTTTCTTTGCCGGGTACCTGCCTGATCACCGGAACGCCATTTCTTTCGCCGGTCACTTCCATATGATGGCTGGCCAGGTAACTTTTATTTCTGGCCATGGCAGGTAATACTTCTTCTTTGATAATGCTCCTGGGCAGGTTCCAGTAAGGACTGAATACAACCTGGTTCAGATCGCCGGAGAAGCTGGTGGTACCTTTACCTTCCTTGCCTACTACGACTGCCATGTCAAAGTCTTTATTCTTGCCGTCCCATGCATGGAGCATGAATTCGGGAATATTCACCATGATGAGTCTACCTTCGGGTACAGGTGGTGTCCAACGCATACGCTCCATATTGATCAGTAGTTTTTCGACGATGGTAATGGCCGGTACATTCATTTCACGTATAAGGGTATCCGTGATAATTCCTCTTGGTGTGTGACCATGTGCACCTTCAAATTTATTGACAGCAGCTTCCAGCGCATCGTCATATACACCGGTCGTGTCTTTGCCGTCCAGTTCCCCGGTTGCCTGCAAGCGATGTTTGATGGCGGCTATGACAGGGCTGTTATCTCCTTTCTTGTATTTCTTCTTCTTTTCTACAGGAATGCTATCCCAGTTACCTTTCTTTGCGATAGCGGTATATTTCTCCAGTTCTTTTGTCAGATCACCATATACATTATGAATATCGGTAGCGTGATACCCTTTGCCTGAGATGACAGCATCTGCCTGTTTCAGGATCTCGTTCTTTTGCATGGGCACGTAGTGTTCCATGGCTATCACGGCATCTTTATCATCTTTATGTGCATCGAGGAAGTAGTTAATGAATCGTTGTGTCAGCTGTAGCTCTGTCTTCACAATATTAGCATCGGTGGCAGAGACAGCTGAATCCGGTTCATTGTTCATAAGGGCATTGAGGCGATATTCCAGTGCTTTATTGTTTTCGCTGGTGTCTACGCTATAATCGTATAAACTACGGAATCCATATGCCTGTTCATTCAGACCACTGGTATCGAACCAGGCGTATTCAAAGTTGCGTGCGTTGTAAAAGCTACGCAACCTGTTAGCAAGGTTACTATCCAGTTTCTGGTTAGTGATGAACTTCTCAACATCTTTGGTTTCAAGGAAAAGACCATTGTACGCGTTTGCCGGGGTAATTTCGTTGTTCCTTGGGGTGACAGGTATTTCAAAATGCTGTGCGGCATCGCCGCCGGAAGTCTTTTTCGTATCAGATTTGCAACCTGCGATCAAAGAGATCGCGAAAGCCGAAAATATCAATGCCTTTTTCATACTCAGACATAGAAGCAAAACCTGTGCCTGTGTCCGGGACCGGTATTCACGGCCCCGGAACGACGTGCGATGAAAATAATTTTCCGCAGTTTGGGTATTAATTCCCATAAAGCAGGTCCACACTTTCCTTAGCATATCCCGCACCTGCAGTCATGCCCTTCCCTCCTATCCCTGTACGGATATGGATTTGCGGGGTGATGTCATATTCAAAGATGTTCTTTTCATTGTGTTGTGCATAGAAGCCGCTCCAACAGGTAGCGATTTGTTTGTTCTTTATATTAATGATATGTGAAGCTTCTTCCAGGATCAGTTCATTGATATAGTGATTGGTATGGAAACCTAAATCGTCGGACTGGCTGATGGGTGCATATTCATGACTGTCGCCAATGATGATGCTATTGTCTGTAGCTTGTTTGAATAAAATATGAATGCCCCACTTTTTTAGTTCTTCATAATGCGGTGGGGTTTGAACGTGGTTGAAAGAAGGGCAATAAGTAGCGAAACTTTCGTACCTGCGGATCGTGAGGCCTGTAAGTATATTGCCATTCAGCTGTAGTTCAGGCATGGGGATGGTGCGCAGCATCTGGAGTTTGCTTACTACCTGACCGCTGTTGGTGAAGATGTGAGGGAATAGCAGTTTGCCTTCATGGCCACAGCAGATGATGACTTTATTTGCCAGGAACTGATTATTGACTTTAATTTGACCCTGTGTTTCTTCAATCGCCGTAACGGGTGTGTAATATGAGATCCCGAAATTTTTAAATGATTCTTTCATATATGCGTGCAGGTGATGAATCATCTTATCCGGTTCCACACTCACTTCATCAGGAAAGAAGAGTGCTTCCTTCGCATATTCCCGTTTGATAGCAGGGTACCGTTCGTTTATTGCAGTTGCAGGCAGCAACTGCGCATTATAACCTATGTTATCATAATGAGCTTTCAGCTCGTGAATCAGTAATTGCTCATCGTCATCAGATGCGATGTAGATACTTCCGTTCTGCCTTACAGAGATATCGCCTTTCTGCTGGATAGATTTGTAGAGTGCCAGACCTGTAAGGCCGTAATTAAACCATTTATCTGCCAGACCGGAAGGGACTACCTGTCCGAAGTTGCGCACGGTAGCGCCAACGGGATAGTTATCCCTTTCCAGTAACAATACTTTCAATCCCTTTTGTAAAGCGTGAAAGGCGTGGAAGGTACCGAGGATACCGCCGCCGGTTATGATCAGATCAAATTGTTGCATAAGAATAGTATTACCATGGCAGGGAATAAGTCTTGGTGAAACTGAAGGTCTTCATAGCTTCAGTGACACCTTCTTTGATACCCAGTCCTGAGTCTTTAATACCTCCGAAAGGAGAATGTTCTATACGATAACCCGGTACTTCGTTTATATTAACAGTACCGGCTTTGATATGTTTGATGGCGTACATGGCGTGTTGCAGGTTGGTTGTTACAACACCTGACGATAAGCCGTAAGCAGTGCTATTGGCAACGTTCACGGCGTCTTCGAGGTTTGCTACTGCCATTATCGGTGCGAGCGGACCAAATGCTTCCTGTACCACTATTTCAGCATTCCGCGGAACCTGTGTCAGGATTGCAGGTTGCAAAAGGGCGCCATTGCGGGTACCACCCTGTACTAAATTTGCA
This Chitinophaga sancti DNA region includes the following protein-coding sequences:
- a CDS encoding DUF5074 domain-containing protein; this encodes MQRKLHTLLLAFAVFFIVSCKKDDNTSVISKGTYDNGYFIVNEGYFGSKGGDLSFRSYNTDTLSQDNYLKVNPSSPLATTSTTLEYGTIYNGKLYLVTNYGGPLVAADEYSLKESARNASLPASGHAFIGIDNSNGLLSTDDGIYPVTLSSLSLGTKITGVSGSVSDMLKSGSYVFALTANDGIVALNTSDYSIAKNLGTAIAGFAQGKDGYIYAAQTNALLKIDPSTLKVDTITTSFNVRYNEWVFTSSSIVASTQENAVYVLSDDQKVYRYVSGNNSSLSSAYITLPTDHYFYGKGIGYDAAKNTLVLTTTGGFYGDPDNTLYTYSAADATLKSAISYTDNLYPAMVVFH
- a CDS encoding TonB-dependent receptor produces the protein MKATSFIISFILLCLHLQAQQNDTTHTLQTITIFSAKPGAITPVQSLSGKALEKMNSLSVADAARFFSGVQIKDYGGVGGLKTLNVHSMGTNQLGVFYDGIQLSNAQNGTVDLGRFSLDNIEQIELYNAQKSVIFQPAKGFASAAAMYLQSKKPVFQGAETLHGKAGFKTGSFGLINPSLRIEKKLSNNIAAVVSSEWTHADGQYKFRYRYNDYDTTAVRKNGDIDAWRLEAGVYGNGKDSSNWHVQGYYYNSARGLPGPIVKGHFENGQRQWDRNAFIQGGYNQKYGRYSMQLNGKYMLDYVRYLDTTIVTTTGPLMNRFRQHEYYLSSANQYRIKDWWDVALSADFQVNQMTAVNLDRFAIPTRVTTLVAGATQLHVNRIDLQGSVLASIINESTKLYTSGGNRRAYTPTVIASWQPLADPSLRIRAFYKHIFRMPTFNDLYYTTTGNPTLKPEYSRQYDIGASYTKTSTGWWQYFAIQTDAYYSRVTDKIVAVPGKLFRWQMQNIGLVNIYGVDAGVQTSPRLFSAIGTNFSLKYTYQKATDNNDQQIVYVPLHSGSFTTNMSWKAWDMNYSFVYVGARYYGSVNIPEYYIEPWYTHDLSLSWHTRQLKLTGEINNVFNQYYDVIYNYPMPGRYYRMTASVNF
- a CDS encoding agmatine deiminase family protein, yielding MNGHPTLKQQGYFFPAEFHPHVATWLSWPHKEASWPGKIDAIYPYYSQFVKYLAESELVRINVADEAMKAAAAAHLQKAGVQMDKVEFFLHPTNDAWCRDHGPAFLINPTAADKKVIVDWGYNAWGGKYPPFDKDDVIPTLIANHYQLPVFHPGIVMEGGSVEFNGNGTVLTSTCCLLNENRNPHLTQAQLEIYLQDYYGVDQVLWVAEGIIGDDTDGHIDDTVRFVNEDTVLTVVESNKQDENYDLLQQNLQQLKQMRLLNGKQLNVIELPMPDAVVFEDQRLPASYANFYISNKHVIVPTYRCAKDDKALRIIQDCFKTREVVGIDSTEIIWGLGSFHCLSQQEPLV
- a CDS encoding carbon-nitrogen hydrolase, with amino-acid sequence MSKVKVGFVQMTCTANKAENLAKAIEQVKVAASKGAQIVCLQELFTSLYFCDEENYDNFSLAEPIPGPSTDALQKVAGELGVVIIASLFEKRTAGLYHNTTAVLDADGSYLGKYRKMHIPDDPAYYEKFYFTPGDLGYKVFKTKFATIGVLICWDQWYPEAARITALMGAEILFYPTAIGWATSQDEATNTEQYNAWQTIQRSHAVANGIHVVSVNRTGFEQEGRMKFWGGSFISNPFGTIIYQASHEEEEIHVEELDLSVTDRYRTHWPFMRDRRIDSYGNITKRFIDEA
- a CDS encoding L,D-transpeptidase family protein, with the translated sequence MKKALIFSAFAISLIAGCKSDTKKTSGGDAAQHFEIPVTPRNNEITPANAYNGLFLETKDVEKFITNQKLDSNLANRLRSFYNARNFEYAWFDTSGLNEQAYGFRSLYDYSVDTSENNKALEYRLNALMNNEPDSAVSATDANIVKTELQLTQRFINYFLDAHKDDKDAVIAMEHYVPMQKNEILKQADAVISGKGYHATDIHNVYGDLTKELEKYTAIAKKGNWDSIPVEKKKKYKKGDNSPVIAAIKHRLQATGELDGKDTTGVYDDALEAAVNKFEGAHGHTPRGIITDTLIREMNVPAITIVEKLLINMERMRWTPPVPEGRLIMVNIPEFMLHAWDGKNKDFDMAVVVGKEGKGTTSFSGDLNQVVFSPYWNLPRSIIKEEVLPAMARNKSYLASHHMEVTGERNGVPVIRQVPGKENPLGRVKFLFPNSFNIYFHDTNQKELFNKDQRAYSHGCIRLSDPVKMANYLLHDQPEWTAEKIDSAMNSGKEKYVRVKNPVPVMISYYTTWVGADGQLHVVDDIYDHDRKIAAKLFTDVH
- a CDS encoding TIGR03364 family FAD-dependent oxidoreductase; the protein is MQQFDLIITGGGILGTFHAFHALQKGLKVLLLERDNYPVGATVRNFGQVVPSGLADKWFNYGLTGLALYKSIQQKGDISVRQNGSIYIASDDDEQLLIHELKAHYDNIGYNAQLLPATAINERYPAIKREYAKEALFFPDEVSVEPDKMIHHLHAYMKESFKNFGISYYTPVTAIEETQGQIKVNNQFLANKVIICCGHEGKLLFPHIFTNSGQVVSKLQMLRTIPMPELQLNGNILTGLTIRRYESFATYCPSFNHVQTPPHYEELKKWGIHILFKQATDNSIIIGDSHEYAPISQSDDLGFHTNHYINELILEEASHIINIKNKQIATCWSGFYAQHNEKNIFEYDITPQIHIRTGIGGKGMTAGAGYAKESVDLLYGN
- a CDS encoding murein L,D-transpeptidase catalytic domain family protein, with amino-acid sequence MKKPVIKKITQYTFAAGVFAVTTFGVLPSTGHKANSNVIAINKSAMSSRAMLYDNLALDSMGLSRTAFNYALQGMEKLEAEGKLANTDLITIVDFSLASSKKRLFVIDLKNGKVLFNTLVSHGRNSGTDVATAFSNSPESFKSSLGFYVTGDTYRGEHGYSLRLEGQEQGINDNAMSRGIVMHSAAYVNEKLAALQGYIGRSLGCPAIPEKVHRKIIEMIKDGTCLFLYSPDKYYMAHSRILESLPADTTIA